The sequence cctcaagtgatctgctcacgttggcctcccaaagtgctgggattacaggcatgagccaccatgcccagccaataacgTGGCTTTTAGAGGGCCATCCCCCACACCCCACTTATCCCCAGCTGCCCTGGCCAAAAAGACCCTTCCAGCTGCACTGGAGCCAGGTGAGGGGTCCCAGGAACCCTGCACCAAGGCTCAGGGTCACAAGCGGGAGGAGACTGTCACCTCCCACTCTGAGGGACTTCAAAGTCAGACCAGCAGACAGCTGCAGCGAGACAAGCAGACTCCCTAAGGGAACAGGAGGGGACAGGCACCACAGTCGCCAGTCACAGACAGGGGAGATGGGGAGTAAACAGCCAGACACACATACAGGCAGATTGAGACAGTTCAAGGCAGGTGCACGGGTCGGGCCAAAGACCCAGACAGATAACGGATGTGTGAGGGGCGTAGTCCGACCCAGACAGATGACCCTGGGACGACCAAGAGACAGGTGGATCCAGACAGACAAGGAGGGCCAGAAGCCTGCACCGACCACAGGCAAAGAAGGGAGATAGTCAGACCCAGGGTTGGGGCTGCCAGCCTCCTGTCGCCCCAGCCCCAGCTTCCTGGCCTTCGAGACCAGACCCCTCCTCCACCATGGTCTTGTGTCTTGTCTTAGGGAGAAACCTTATAGGGAACAACCTCATTGGCAGTTCAAGGCCAGAGCCCTCAGAGGGAGGAGTAGGAGGCAGAGAGGACACACAGGAAGTGTCTGGAGAACCCCCTCCAACATAGCCGGAATGTCTCCTGCCTGatgaccccccacccccaacattaCAGCTGTTCACAGCCATCAAGAAGAAATTCGGGTGGGaagaggtggctcacgcctgtaatcccagaactttgggaggcccaggagttcgcgaccagcctgggcaacataatgagacctcatttctttctttttttttttttttgagacggagtctcgctctgtcctggGGAACAGGTCAAAAGCGACGGGGCTCCAAGGGGCagtaatgcctataatcccagcactttgggaggcccaggagttggagaccaacctggccaacatggtgaaaccccgtctcaactaaaaatacaaaaattagctgggcatagtggcaggtgcctgtagtcccagctagtgggggggctgaggcaggagaactgcttgaacccgggaggtggagattacggTGGGCGGATATGgcgccagtgcacttcagcctgggtgacagaaaaaaaaaagcctgggccATCACCAGGTGACCCTGCGGAGATCCCCAGAGGGCTCTTAGTGTCGCTGGAATCCCCATAATGGGCTCTTTGTCTGCCAGGTCCTGACCACCTCCTCCCCCATGTCCCCCTTCCaggccccccccccaaaaaaagagaggagagatgggggtctcactgtgttttccaggctagcctcaacttctgggctccagccatcctcctgcctcccaactagctggggctacaggcaagAACCAAGCTTTTGAGGAACCTTGAGAGTTCTGGACTAACAGCCACTCACCTTCCCCCTCCGCAAAATGGGTATATCCTACTCATGGCGTGATGACTGTAGTGTTATCATCagtaatgtaattattaataccTGTGCTCCCAACTCACTCTCCTTCCCAAGTCCTAGGCTGTCTCTTACTTAGAATAATGATCCACAAGGCAGGGGACCGGCCACCTCCCTCGGAAGGGCCTGGACACCTGGGGATGGGGGTGGCGGTGAGGGATACAGAGGAGCCGATCAGGGGCCCCCCAGCACTCTATAGCCCGAATGGGAAGGCCTGCTGGACGCGGCGGATGAGCTGTGAAAGAGGGCGCCCCACTCCAGCTCCAGACAGAGGGGTGGGAACGTGACCTCGACCCGGAGCGGGTGAGAGGGTGGGCCCTGGGGGAAGGGCTCTAGAAGGTGTCAGGAGGGCGGGGGGCGGTTCGGGAGGGCGAGTTAGCCGGGATCGGGCTCTGAGGGACCCTACGAAGTTCGGTTTAGGAGCATTCCCGGTCGGGGCGGATCTTAGTGGGGGGCTGGGCTTCGCGGGGGCAGGACGCAGTCCCGGGGCGTCTGTAGAGCAGGCTTTTGTGGAGGGCTCTAAGGGGGCGGGTCCTAGGGGAGCTGGGCTCTTTGAGGACTGGCTTAGGGACTTGGGGGATGGGCTCCGTGGGAGTCTATATGGGCGGCTTTTAGAGAGAGCGTGTCCTGGGGAACAGGTCAAAAGCGACGGGGCTCCAAGGGGCAGTGCCTGGGGTGGGGCCTTGGCTGGTGCCTCCAGACTGTGGGTGGGGCTCTCGGGGGCGCGGCCTGAGGGGCTGGGCCGGGTCCTGTCGCCAGGACTGTgaggggtgtggtggtggtggggtggttCACACAGCTCGACACACTTGGGGGTCCCTAATCCGCCTTGGGGTTGTGCCCGGCGGTTATTTTGGGCCTCAGTATTCCCCTCGGTGAAATGTCAGGGGCCAggaaattacttattttttgcGACAACggggtctcgccctgtcacccaggcgggaatATAGcggcgcgatcacggctcactgcagcctcgaactcatGGGGTccaagcgatcttcccatctcagcctcctaagtagctgaggctacaggctcactacaccacacccagctaatttttttgtagggacaggaatctcgctatgttgcccagtctggtctccatctcctgggctcaaaagatcctcccgcctccgcctctcaaaatactggaattacaggcatgagccgcagCACTCGGCCATGCCTAGGAAATCTGAATGCAGCGTCCTAGGCCGTCTGCAGACCCAGGTCGGGGGCGAAGGCTCTCTCGCCCATCCTGGTCACTGTTTGGCTTGTGGGGCTATGGGATAGGGGTGCGTAGCTGCAGGCCTGGAGGCACCCGGGGGCGGGGGGTGGTCGCCGAACTCTGTGCGATCACTGGAGGAAGGGACTGGGGGTCATTTGAAGGATGAGGAAATGGACAGGGGGCGCCGCAGCCCCTTTTGAGACCCCAGGGGCAGCCCCCACGGGGCTGCGCTGACTCCCGAAGTGCCCGAGTTCAGATGCTGTGCGCACGCGCACGCGGGGCGAGCGGCGCCCtctctgattctcctgcctctcccctgTCTAGTGGGGACCCCATAGCACTTGCAAAGTGGAGAGACCTGACGAACCCCCACCCCCAAGTGCCCTACTCCCGCTGTTGTGATTCCTAAACCATCGTGCCCGGAACTCAGTGAAGCTCCAAGAACGTATTACATTGTATTAAAATGGTTTGTTTATCTTCACGTTGCATCAATGCCCTCGGGGCCAGGATCCTTGGTTGCCAGACTTCCCGGGGCCATTTGGAATGCCTCCTCCACCTCGGACTAGCAGTGgccttttgcctcagtctccccagttgACAAAGGGGGAGGTAATCTGCACCTCCAGGACCACTTTGTGAATTACTTAGGGAGCCGGCTTGAGGCCAGCACTCCCGGGCACTGCTACGTCTCCATCCCCATAGCAAAGGCTACATTTTATTTACTAtcatttatatttgctttgtgtttttccCAGATCTAGGTGCAAACAGTTGGCACCTGAAAAGCGGTTGTTGATTTCATGAGAGTCAAGGGGTCCCTtactctctcctcctctcccccttcACCCTCTCTGGTTTTCTGCCACCTACCCCACCCCCGAATCCAGGTCCCGGAGAATTTGCCAAGGGTTTGGGGGAACATTCAACCTGTCGGTGAGTTTGGGCAGCTCAGGCAAACCATCGACCGTTGAGTGGACCCTGAGACCTGGACTTGCCATCCTCCTTCCGGTGACTCTAACCTTCCAGATCTAGGGGGGCCAGGGGAGCCCccaatccagcctgggcacgTCCCCTCCCCTAGGCCACAGCCAAGGTCACAATCAACATTCATTGTTGTCGGTGGGTTGTGAGGACCGAGGCCAGACCCACCGGGGGATGAATGTCACTGTGGCTGGGCCAGACACGGCTTAAGGGGAATGGGGACTGGGGACaggacccccccacccccaaagtcACTCAGCCTATTTTTTGCCCTGACCCCAGCCACTCCTCTTTGGAGAGGAGAGCTGGTGTCTGGGATCTGGATGGACTCTGGCTGGATTTAGGACTAAATATTAGAGGGTTGGGGGTAAACAGGCTGGGGCAGGGCAGCTAAACTCCcctcttcttattattatttattattattattattattattatttttttttttttttttgagacggagtctcgctgtgtcgcccaggctggagtgcagtggccggatctcagctcactgcaagctctgcctcccgggtttttacgccattctattgcctcagcctcccgagtagccgggactacaggcgcccgccacctcgcccggctagttttttgtattttttagtagagacggggtttcaccgtgttagccaggatggtctcgaactcctgacctcgtgatccgcccgtctcggcctcccaaagtgctgggattacaggcttgagccaccgcgcccggcatttattattattttttaagacagtctcactctgttgcccaggctggagtgcagtggcccaatcttggctcactgcaacctctgcctctagggtttgagtgattctccggcctctgctcccaagtagctgggattacagccatctGCCACCAcggcaggctaatttttttatttttagtagagacgagatttcaccgtgtcagccaggctggtctcaaactcctgacctcaagtaatcctcccacctcagcctcccaaggtgctgggattacaggcatgagccactttgcctggcctaAAATCCCTTTCTGAAACGTGGGTGGTAAGTTCTGCTCCATGGGGTgccatagttttgtttttttaaattagagacaggatctcgctcttgtcacccaggctggagtgcaatggtgtgatcttagctcactgcagcgtctaATAACTGGGGTCAAGtgttgatcctcccgcctcagcctccccagtagccgggacCACTGGCacgcacccccacacccagcttatttcgAAAAAGTGTTTTTGTAGGAGCGGGGTCTCAaaacgttgtccaggctggtctccagcttctgggttcaagcgatcctcccttggcctctcaaaaatGAGCCGCAGTGCCTGGCCAATAAAAGTTTCTtcaatgaatggatgggtggatgaggtGTGTAAGCGGCACAGCCTCTCTCCTCTGTGTCCAAGTCCTGAGTACCCCCTACCCTCCTGAGATCTCATCTGGGGGAGGACATTGAAGAGCTGTAGGTACTAGGggtcccctccttttttttttttttttttttttttttttgagacggagtctcactctgtcccccttgctggagtgcagtggccggatctcagctcactgcaagctccgcctcccgggttcaggccattctcctgcctcagcctcccgagtagctgggactacaggcgcccgccacctcgcccggctagttttttttgtattttttagtagagacggggtttcactgtgttagccaggatggtctcgatctcctgacctcgtgatccacccgtctcggcctcccaaagtgctgggattacaggcttgagccaccgcgcccggccgagggtCCCCTCCTAAGATCCTAACCTGCTATCCCCCACCTCCCGACACCAGAGGATTCTTTCTCAGCCTTCTGCAGTCCCAGCCAGGAAGGggctccctccccagcccagcaCCTAGCCTCAGGGGGCCCCGGTAACTAGAAAAAGGAGGCAGATCTGGTgcttttggttgttgttttgttttgagacaagagcctcactctgtcacccaggctggagcgcagtggctcatcttggctcactgcaacctctgcctcctgggttcaagcagttctcctgcctcagcctcccgagtagctgggatcacaggcgcccgccaccacgcctggctaattttttttttttttttgtatttttagtagagacagggtttcaccatgtgagccaggctggcctcgaactcctgacctcatgtgatccgccccgtcttggcctcccaaagttttgagattacaggcatgagccaccacacccagcctggtgcGTGTCTTTATAAATAACTGGATGGGCAGGTGGCTTCACacctcagtttgctcatccaTTAAATGGGGGTTCCACCAAGACAACCGATGTGAAAACTCTTGGAGGGAGACCAGAGCTTGGGGGTGGGGCATGATCCTTCCCCCTACCCCTGCAACCAGCCCATGAGCCTGGGACCACCACACTTCTTTCAGAGACAGCTGGAGCATCAGCAACCTACCCccggacacacacacaaagagccCAGGGGCACCTGGCCACTCCTCCGCccaggggaaggaagaaaaaatgataaagaagttACTAAGTTAACTTCTTTAAGTTACTGGTAACTGTTAGTCTTTGAGGGTGGGGTTTCCAACCCATTCTGCCCATCCTCCAGTGGGGCTGGAGGGCTAAGGACTCCAAAAGGAGGGGAGTCAGGGTAGCCCCCCAGTTCCCTGGAGGTGTGTACATGGGGGTGTGGTGCACATCACTGGGTGTCCCCCCACACACCCTGTGTCCTGCAGTCCCCCAGCACCGCCAGAGGCCATGCAGCCTCTTGGGAGGTGCCTTAGGGGGGCACCCAGCCCCCCTGTGACAACAAGGAACCTCCCACAGCCTGCTCCTCCCCCTTCACACCCCCTTGGAGGTAAAAGGAGGGTCGGCCAGCCCAGACTCCCAGGCtccagagagaggaaggaaggggcagCAGAGAAGGTTCAGAAAGAGGGAGCTTGCACCAGGCAGGGTTACTTACTTGTCTCTGTGACTTCCTCTACCTGGCACATGCTGCCCAGCTATGGGGACCTTTGACCTGTGGACAGATTACCTGGGTTTGGCACGCCTGGTTAGGGCTTTCAGTGGGAAAGAGGGGCCTGAGACCAGGCTGAGCCCccagccagagccagagccagtGCTGGAACCAGTGTCAGCGCTGGAGTCAGTGTCAGTGCCAGAGTCAGTATCAGTGCCGGAGTCGGTCCCAGTGCCAGGATCCAAGGATCAGAAGCGCAGCCTGGAGTCCTCGCCAGCTCCCGAACGCCTGTGCTCTTTCTGCAAACACAACGGCGAGTCCCGGGCCATCTACCAGTCCCACGTGCTGAAGGACGAGGCCGGCAGGGTGCTGTGTCCCATCCTGCGGGACTACGTGTGCCCCCAGTGCGGTGCCACGCGTGAGCGTGCCCACACCCGACGCTTCTGCCCGCTTACTGGCCAGGGCTACACCTCCGTCTACAGCCACACCACTCGAAACTCGGCAGGCAAGAAGCTGGTCCGTCCTGACAAGGCGAAGACGCAGGACACAGGCCACcgccgaggaggaggaggaggagcaggtgcCTGCACAGGTGGCTGGGGGGACCTGTCCCAGGGTAATGGCTGAGCCCCTCCGTGAAGTAAGATTAGCCCCAGTACCCACCTCCAAGGGTGAGGGGAAGACCTTAGAGAGAGCTTAGAAcagcagtttattttatttacttatttgtttatcttgagacagtctctttctgttgaacaggctggagtgcagtggcgccatcttagctcactgcaatctccatctcctggattcaagtgattctcctgcctcaacctcctgagtagctgggattataggcggatgccactatgcctgactaattgccaccatgcccagctaaattttgtatttttagtagagatggggtttcaccatgttggccatgctggtctcgaactcctgacctgaagatccgcccgccttggcctcccaaactgctgagattacaggcgtgagcaccacgcCGAGCCAGTTTATTTGATTTATGTCTTTatgttgagacagtgtctctttctgtcacccaggctggactgcagtagcacgatcttggctcactgcaaccttgcctcctgggttcaagcgattctcctgcctcagtctcccaagtagctggaattacaggcctgcaccactacacttggcttCCCCCCCTGCCCCCCCACcggtagaaacagggtcttactatgtttcccaggccggTGTCGAACacggcttaggtgatcctcctgcctaggcctcccaaaatgctaggattacaggcctgagccaccatgcctggccccagtgaggttttatttatttatttatttaatattgtttttccgagatggagtcttgctctgtcacccaggctagagagtacagtggcgcgatcttggctcactgcaacctctgcctcccgggttcaagcaattcttttgcctcagcctcctgagtagctggaattagaggcgcccaccactgcgcccggctaatttttgtatttttagtacagaacgggctttcaccatcttggccagactgagtctcaaactcctgacctggagattcacctgcctcggcctcccaaagtgctgcgattacaggcatgagccaccgtgcctggcccccagtgaggttttaaaagagaaattcgTTCTAGCAACTTAAATTGTCTTTGAGGAAGTCAGCTAACAGAGGAGGGGCCAGTCTGACTAGGTGTGTTTGGGCACTGCCTCCCCCATCAGACTGTGAGCTCCTGGAGGATAGTGACTGGGAGAGGACCACCCCTCCCATCTACTCTCAGACAGCTTTGCAGTGAACATTTGTTAAAGTCATGAAAgggtcagatgtggtggctcacacctgtaatcccaatactttgggaagccaaggcaggaggatcgctcgagcccaagagtttgagaccagcctgaggcaacatggtgaaaccccgagtctataaaaaattagccggacatggtagtatgtttctgtagtcccagctacttgggaggctgaccagggaggatcgcttgggtccagggggcagaggctgcagtgagctgagatggtgccactgcactgcagcctgggcaacacagcaacaccctgtctttaaaaaaaagaaaaaagaaagcgcTGAgggcggcggctcacgcctgtaaacccagtacttggggaggctgaagcaggtggatcacctgaggtcagcaattcaagaccagcctggccaacatggtgaaaccccgtttctactaaaaatacaaaaaattaatggcgtggtagcatgcgcctgtaatccctgctactcggggggctgagacaggagaatcgctagaacccgggaggtggaagtcgcagtgagctgagatcacattactgcactccagtctgggcgacagagtgagactccctctcaaaaaagaaaaaaagcgtGAAAGACTGCCTCCAGGAGACGATAGTGTTCCCTGTGAGGTTTGATGCTGTCCCACTGGGAGACGCTGGAGGCTAAAAGGACTTAGGGAAGATGGTGTCCTGCCGCCAGCCTTTATGATTAACAACTTCTGGGAGTAACAGATCCGGGGACCCCCGCCCCCGCCAGAGCTCGGCGGCCACGAGAGGGCACCACGGTTGCAGAATCGGAACTCCGGCGCTTTGTCTCGGGCTCTGGGTCCCGGCGGGGCTGCCCGGCGGAGCCAGAGACGTCACGGGGTCGCTGTCTCCGGAGCAGCCACTGGGTGGCGCCAGAGGCCCAGCAGCCCCGGAGGCCGAGTCCGTGGGCAACTTGGGGAGCATTGAGTCATCGTGGCCTGTGATTAAgcatttctctccctcccccctccgctAGGTTTCAGAGGTGCCGGGAAGTCTGAGCCTTCGCCCTCCTGCTCTCCCTCCATGCCCACCTAAGAGGCCGCCTACACCTGGGCAAGAGCACCCGGGCTCAGCTGGATTTCCAGGAAGACCCACCCTATGAGGACCACTCCCACTCCCAGACCCTCCCCCCAGCCCGAGAGTGAGCCCTGGGGATGGCCTGGGGTTGGCGAGGCAACAGCTGAAATCGCCCGTCCTTGGGGACCCTGCCCTTTGTGCCATCTGCCATCTCCCCATAGCTGGGCATCCAgtcagcactcaataaatgcttatgaaTGGATCAACAACAGACAAGGCCTGGTCTTGGGGCAAGGTGTAGTGTGAACATTGCTGCGAGTCCTGTACCTAGATCTCCCTTTCCTCTTTGAGTTTCAGCACCGTGGGGCGCTGGGGTGAGCTGCTTTGTGCAGAGAAACAGGAGTGGGTCCTTGGGGTAGCTGAGGGGGTTCCGGCACCTTGAAGCCAGATCGACATCATGAGACCCTTTCTGTGGACATTTGGTCTTTCAGTCACCCCCTGCACTAACATGCAAGATAGGTGGactcctcccatcccacccccagCTCCGTACTGGAGATGGGGGCTTCATTTGAGGAAGAAATTGACAGACAACTAGATGGAGCCCCCCGTATCCTCTTCACTAAGGAAGGTGAATGGTGATGTCACCATGGATGCCCCAGTGACAAGCCAGGCAGTTTAGAGCAAGGGAGGGACAATTAGGGGGCAGGGAATGGGACCATGTCCTGGGGGATTGGGCAGGGGTGGTGGCCTAGGTGGGCTTGGGCAGGAGCAGAAAAATGGGGCCGTTCTGGC comes from Macaca fascicularis isolate 582-1 chromosome 19, T2T-MFA8v1.1 and encodes:
- the NANOS3 gene encoding nanos homolog 3 isoform X1; amino-acid sequence: MGTFDLWTDYLGLARLVRAFSGKEGPETRLSPQPEPEPVLEPVSALESVSVPESVSVPESVPVPGSKDQKRSLESSPAPERLCSFCKHNGESRAIYQSHVLKDEAGRVLCPILRDYVCPQCGATRERAHTRRFCPLTGQGYTSVYSHTTRNSAGKKLVRPDKAKTQDTGHRRGGGGGAGFRGAGKSEPSPSCSPSMPT
- the NANOS3 gene encoding nanos homolog 3 isoform X4 — encoded protein: MQFPVQAPRARGAFPGGFWKEEGEMRRRPQWSHTTRNSAGKKLVRPDKAKTQDTGHRRGGGGGAGFRGAGKSEPSPSCSPSMPT
- the NANOS3 gene encoding nanos homolog 3 isoform X2, whose amino-acid sequence is MQFPVQAPRARGAFPGGFWKEEGEMRRRPQWRATPPSTATPLETRQARSWSVLTRRRRRTQATAEEEEEEQVSEVPGSLSLRPPALPPCPPKRPPTPGQEHPGSAGFPGRPTL
- the NANOS3 gene encoding nanos homolog 3 isoform X3 — translated: MQFPVQAPRARGAFPGGFWKEEGEMRRRPQWSHTTRNSAGKKLVRPDKAKTQDTGHRRGGGGGAGACTGFRGAGKSEPSPSCSPSMPT